DNA from Macadamia integrifolia cultivar HAES 741 chromosome 12, SCU_Mint_v3, whole genome shotgun sequence:
GGTTCCAACCAGATATCACGTTGAATTTGATCAACTTTGTCAAACGTCCAGTTGATCGGCACAACGGATTGCTCGCCGACTCCAACGGCCGTAGGTATCCTTCTTGTGCAGTGGTGAGGAACAATGGGATATTGTTTAAGACAAAGTATAGAGATTTGAGCGACGATCACGAtatcacttcacttcacttctgttgcaaccaaacaactcaaaagggaaaaaaaattctttccttttactttccttcccttttcccttGCGACCAAATGCAGCCTCAACAAGAGTTAATTTAGTGAAAACATCCTCTGTAGTGAGTGCGACGATAATATGATGAGCATTGAATGGCTGAGAAGACTCCATTCCACATGCCCAAATACTCTTAGGCATTCGATGCTTACCACACAGCGACACTCACTGCAGACAACCGCTCGTTAATTTATGCCCCTAAGAAAtcatttcccctttcttttcttaggGTTTAatgtcttattattattattattattattatttcgaTAAGTTTGATGTCTTATAATCCCCTAGCCAGAAAAAGTTATGTGACGTGGCAAATTTTCCGCCGAGTCCCATGGATTGGTTCCACTTGTGACTAACTACCTCGTCATCACAGTTCGATTGGAATAAGTTGTTGGAACCCCAATCCACAACAGACAACAATACTCCTCGTCTCATCCCCAATCCTACGTGGGAAGGTTCTCTACGTATTCCAATGTACATAAAAACGACACGTGTCCTATCTTGTCCTTTGTGTAGTGTCCTAGGATAAATAAAAACCTCCGTCCCCTGTTTTTCCCAAAACTCCATAATTATTCCATCTCTTCTATTACATTTTATCCATTTTGTTATCCGTTTTTTTCGGTTTTCTACTTTGATTAATTCCTCTGAATTGCTTTTTCAACGAGAAATCTtcaattatttctttgttttcaaaGTTTGATCCGCTTCGATCTGCTAGAATTGTGcgatatattttccttttagttGAAGAATTTGATGAATTTCAGGATTTAATTGCAGATAAAACGTCTAATCATCCACGTGTATCTGAACTTTCGAATTGGTTTGATTCATCTAGATCTTCTACTGTCCTATCCGGCTCTGTAAAAGgaaatctatctctctctctctttagaaTTTGATCGATTTAGGTTCTCCGTCTCTGTGTATTTgcaaaagagagaaagtgaTGGAGGTTTCCATGGTTAGAATGCCTCAGTCGAGGATGAGAACCATGACAGAAGCTGCATCACGTGAACTAGGGTGGTTTTGTAGCTCAAATCAGATCTTCCCTAAACAGAAGAAGGTTACTTTCGATCTctcaaagagatggagaagtgCTGGAGTTCGACTCACAGTGAAGGCCGCCAACTCGTCGTCATCCCTGTCGGAGAAAATTTCTGCAGACACCTTCACAACCAAAACATCTACAACAGTAAGTTCTCTGTTTCCTTTCTGGAAAAATCTTTCCATCTCGATCAAAGTTAGTttcccttttaatttttataatccGATTTTCCTCTTCAAAGATCCTCTGGCTTTTAAATTTCTTTATCGTCTCGAATCTCTGACTCAATTCTTCACTGGTTCGCCATTCCAATGGCCACttgtctatttttttctttctctgattgATTCGCAGGCCCTCTTGATTCATTTTCGATGTGAAagatttcagtttttaattttgatttgatctagTTCAAAGATTCATTTCATCAAATAAAATCCCTCTGGATTCATTTTCGATgtgaaagattatgattttgTAAACATTAATGGACGCAGGGGAATGTTAAGTTATTCGTGGGGCTGCCCTTAGATGCTGTCTCCGACTGCAATAACTTGAACCACGCAAGAGCTATCACCGCCGGATTGAAGGCCTTGAAGCTATTGGGGGTGGAAGGAGTGGAACTCCCCATCTGGTGGGGTGTGGTGGAGAAGGATACCATGGGAAAGTACGAGTGGTCTTCCTACCTCTCTCTTGCTCAGATGGTCAGAGATGCAGGTCTCAAGCTCCGTGTCTCCCTCTGCTTCCACGCCTCCAAACAACCCAAAATCCCTCTCCCTACATGGGTATCTCGGATTGGTGGAGCTCAGCCCAGCATCTTCTTCACGGATCGATCTGGACGACAGTACAAGGATTGCTTGTCTCTGGCCGTGGATGATCTACCTGTTCTTGATGGGAAGACTCCATTGCAAGTTTACCAGGAATTTTCTCAGGGCTTCAAGTCTACCTTCTCTGATCTCCTGGGCTCCACAATCATGGTAATTCACAAGCcctaaattttgggttttttttttccctggttGAATTGGATCTGATTATTGTAATTGTTGTTTCAGGAGGTCTCAGTGAGTCTTGGCCCTGACGGTGAGCTTCGATATCCTTCGTATCCTTCAATGGGAAGCGGCAGAACTGAAATTCCTGTATTGGGGTTGGGGGAATTCCAATGCTATGACGAACACATGATGAAGAATCTTAGACAACACGCAGAGGCCACCGGAAACCCCAAATGGGGTCTCGGAGGCCCTCACGATGCACCCACTTATGATGAGCGACCAAGCTCCAACAACTTCTTCAGGGAGAATGGAGGTTCATGGGAGACTCCATATGGGGATTTCTTCCTCTCCTGGTACTCAAATCAGCTCATCTCCCATGGCGATCGTATCCTCTCTATGGCCTTCAATACATTCTTCGATTCTCCGGTCACCATATCAGGGAAGGTCCCCTTGTTGCATTACTGGTACAAAACCAGGTCTCACCCTTTAGAGGTGATGGCTGGGTTCTACAACACAGTCAGCAGAGATGGCTATGATGCTGTGGCCGAGATGTTCGCTAGGAATTTTTGCAGAATGGTTCTTCCCGGCATGGATCTCTCTGAGAAGCACCAGCCTGATGGATCAAAGTCAAGCCCTGAATTGTTGCTTGCACAGATGAGGGCAGCGTGTAAGCAGCAGAGGGTTTTGATGGTCTCTGGGGAAAACTCTGCCTCTGAAACTCCAGAGGGATTGGAACAGATTAAGAAGAATTTATCTACAGAGGATGAGGGATTTGTGGTGTTGGATTCGTTCACGTATCAGAGGATGGGAGCTCATTTCTTCTCACCTGAGC
Protein-coding regions in this window:
- the LOC122057045 gene encoding inactive beta-amylase 9, which encodes MEVSMVRMPQSRMRTMTEAASRELGWFCSSNQIFPKQKKVTFDLSKRWRSAGVRLTVKAANSSSSLSEKISADTFTTKTSTTGNVKLFVGLPLDAVSDCNNLNHARAITAGLKALKLLGVEGVELPIWWGVVEKDTMGKYEWSSYLSLAQMVRDAGLKLRVSLCFHASKQPKIPLPTWVSRIGGAQPSIFFTDRSGRQYKDCLSLAVDDLPVLDGKTPLQVYQEFSQGFKSTFSDLLGSTIMEVSVSLGPDGELRYPSYPSMGSGRTEIPVLGLGEFQCYDEHMMKNLRQHAEATGNPKWGLGGPHDAPTYDERPSSNNFFRENGGSWETPYGDFFLSWYSNQLISHGDRILSMAFNTFFDSPVTISGKVPLLHYWYKTRSHPLEVMAGFYNTVSRDGYDAVAEMFARNFCRMVLPGMDLSEKHQPDGSKSSPELLLAQMRAACKQQRVLMVSGENSASETPEGLEQIKKNLSTEDEGFVVLDSFTYQRMGAHFFSPEHFPKFTEFARSLQEQELHSDDMEGDDGNSVSLPMDSKSGKDLQVMQATA